ctctaccctccctccccctctatccatctctctctctctcttgttccccaCCGTACTGCTCCGCTTGCGCAAAGCGAGTGTCTTgctctctttcgctctttctttctctctccagcctgtttacttcccccttctctccccctctttacatctctctcttgcttcctccccctctctctcttactctctctctctctctctctctgtcatttctctctcgctctctctccctctcccatttctctctctctctctctctctctctctctctctctctctctctctctctctgtctctctctctctctctctctctctgtctctctctctctctctctctctgtctctctctctctctctctgtctctctctctctctctctctctctctctctctctctctctctctctctctctctctctctctctctctctctctctcgccatctctcgctctttttcactctttctttctctctctagcttgtttctcccccccccctcttcccatctctctcactctgtcatttctccccctttctctttttctctctccctctctcatttctttacccattctctctctcccctccctccccctctatccatctctctctctctcttgttccccaCCGTACTGCTCCGCTTGCGCAAAGCGAGTGTCTTgctctctttcgctctttctttctctctccagcctgtttacttcccccttctctccccctctttacatctctctcttgcttcctccccctctctctcttactctctctctctctctctctgtcatttctctctcgctctccctccctctcccatttctctctctctctctctctctctctctctctctctctctctctctctctctctctctctctctctctctctctctctctctctctctctctctctctctctctctctctgtctctctctcttactctctctctctctctctctctgtcatttctctctcgctctctctccctctcccatttctctctctctctctctctctctctctctctctctgtctctctctctctctctctctctctctctctctctctctctgtctctctctctctctctctgtctctctctctctctctctctctctctctctctgtctctctgtctctctctctctctgtctctctgtctctctctctctctctctctgtctctctctctctctctctctctctctctctctctccatctctctcttgtttcCCACCGTACTGCTCCACTTGCGCAAAGCGAAAGCAGCAGCGGAAAGTCTCAGGCAGCTCCTGCTCTGTTCACGCTTCACTTCACAACGTGTCACAGcaacggagagggagggaggagacgagagagagtgagggggcgaGGGAAACCCGAACCCATGACTTCCGCGTATtttcctctctctggtctcgcatCTCAAACCACCCAGAGTGGTATAAAAAGACCTGGGTTATGCTGTTTCATTTCAAACTCGGAGCAGGAACTTAATAGCCTACATGCAGCCCAATCCAGTTCGATTTGGATATTAAAACATTTACCGGTAAACCGAAGTCATAACGTGGTTCGCCAACGTCCGAAGAAAGATTTTACATGTTTTGGGGTCCTCTGGTTTTCTTGCAGTGGACAGTTCTTCTGGCCCGGTTCTTCTGACCGACTCGTAAAAGGAGAATTCTGTAAAGCTTCTGGGATCGAAACACTCCAGTTTTCTTCTGGAACTCTGTGTGTTCACCGAGAACCCGAGATGGATGTGGAATCTCAGACGAGCGCACGCCCCCGTGGACGGTGCCTGGACGTTTTCTTGGTCGGTTCTGTCGTTTTGCTCTTCCTGGCGGTGGCGACAGTTGTTGTCATGGGAACTTTGGCTCTTGTGGAGCTACGGTCAGAGATCGGGGTTAAACCTTATGTTGTGGATATGCAAGGTACATCGGAGACGCACCATGGCGTGCCCCGTTCCATGCCCGCGTATAAGGTGAGTACATTAGCTAATAGCTACTAGTACAGTAGCTGTTAATAACGCATTATGAAGTTTATTGTCTGACTGAACAAAAAATACAGGGATGTGTTTGTGGATGAAAACGGTTTATTTTGATTCTATAAGTAGGTCTATATATCAATTAGTTTTCCCTTCAGAGGTGCAGACTGTGGACAGTTTATTATAATGCCATACGTTTTAAGTGGAACCTATTGATATCTAATTCTGAAGTTGAGCGTCTGGTCAATACTACCGTTTAAAGAGGTCATCTGCGATTGGAACATCCATTTTGGGACTTTTAAACCAATGATACATAGAACTACCCATTGACTCTTGAAGAGTGTAATTTATAttagattatttttttcttcaacTTCTAGTTCCCCATCAGAACTCACAATATAAGCTTGTTTAACTGACAATCATTCAGATGTTATGGATGGTTAGTCCTTGCCTTCGTAGCTATGCCCATTCATTTTAGTGGTTCCATTTCTCTAGCCTCTTCTCTCAGTCCTTCACCAAGTAAAGGGTGGGTTGGccactttgttgttgtttgaactCTAGATGGCCCTTTTAAGGATTTAAGTTCACACAACAATACTAGTGTGTAAGCTCCAATGGTAAAACAAATAGAGCACTTcgtagggaatagggagacaAAGTAGTGCAACACATACATAAGCAATAGGgtgctaaagtagtgcacttgagTGCCAGAGTTGTGCACTTTCTAAATAGGAAATATGgaatcaaagtagtgcactacatagggaatagggatttcaagtagtgcactacatagggaatagggatttaaagtagtgcactacatagggaatagggatttaaagtagtgcactacatagggaatagggatttaaagtagtgcactacatagggaatagggatttaaagtagtgcactacatagggaatagggatttaaagtagtgcactacatagggaatatggatttaaagtagtgcactacatagggaatatggatttaaagtagtgcacttcatacctagggaataggttgccagagtagtgcactacatagggaataggttgccagagtagtgcactacatagggaataggttgccagagtagtgcactacatacagacaccgggtGTGTTACCTCTCTAACTGTCCTCCCTACTCTTCTTCCCCATCCTCAGATGCAGAACTTGGCCTATGTGCAACTCAACTCCGGTAAGTTCAATCACCTTTCAACTGTCATTTTAAACCAAACATCATGTAGATAAAGTAGTTACAATGAATGATGTTAGACTTCTCTTCTATTTGTATTAGTTGTCAGTTGTAGGagcgtttatttttattttatttttatttaacctttatttaagtaggcaagtcagtttaagaacaaattattgtttacaatgacggcctccatTGATCAGGTCCAACCTGTCCATGTAAACTTATTTATTATTAACTAAAAGGCtagactgatcctagatcagcccgaCAACTCTGATATGCATTGGGGATATggtgtctctctggataagagcaactGCTAAATTACCAAATGGGATGTTAACGTAGTCCCTGATTAGTGTCCTAACCAAATAGGATGTTAACGTAGTCCCTGATTAGTGTCCTAACCAAATGGGATGTTAACGTAGTCCCTGATTAGTGTCCTAACCAAATGGGATGTTAACGTAGTCCCTGATTAGTGTCCTAACCAAATGGGATGTTAACGTAGTCCCTGATTAGTGTCCTAACCAAATGGGATGTTAACGTAGTCCCTGA
This portion of the Oncorhynchus masou masou isolate Uvic2021 unplaced genomic scaffold, UVic_Omas_1.1 unplaced_scaffold_2920, whole genome shotgun sequence genome encodes:
- the LOC135534012 gene encoding uncharacterized protein LOC135534012; this encodes MTSAYFPLSGLASQTTQSGIKRPGLCCFISNSEQELNSLHAAQSSSIWILKHLPVNRSHNVVRQRPKKDFTCFGVLWFSCSGQFFWPGSSDRLVKGEFCKASGIETLQFSSGTLCVHREPEMDVESQTSARPRGRCLDVFLVGSVVLLFLAVATVVVMGTLALVELRSEIGVKPYVVDMQGTSETHHGVPRSMPAYKMQNLAYVQLNSATMENSTMSWSQVEHGQESSVGDLYEYNLQQHTLQTKQDGFYFLYLDLQLTCTARCGRGILVVQLTSHGYQKLTCQVELPEWSESNPVTTVTRKCWKVTRLDSKSRLMGSMVVPKAQDTFWKLDVNGSGMGVFLVA